A window of Panicum virgatum strain AP13 chromosome 8K, P.virgatum_v5, whole genome shotgun sequence contains these coding sequences:
- the LOC120645716 gene encoding binding partner of ACD11 1-like, with protein sequence MGRKRLACLTASLLLLVLLVAMASTSQSLETEGLQVRLDPGCLRIGVAPAEFSISPSPSPSPQPCTSPNWTIDVSDVRTIKVTNIPLSATAENMKEFFSFSGEIEYVEMRRDSETSQVAYVTFKEFHGADTALLLSGSSMCGDVPVNITPVEDYELPPEAYSSSTEPGIISSAPGTPTTGAAVRKAEDVVSTMLARGFVLSKDALRRAQTFDGRHHHLLSSATSQVAYLDRRLGLSDKFSAGTAAARGAARGVDERFQVTERAWGAFAAAGEAVAGSPYASRGAAWVSAAVGAVARAASDVGAMTMEKVGRADGDGDGDGGAAEAEQQARVDVHDARAGGGARQGDGHDHKGQGSVEV encoded by the exons ATGGGTAGGAAGAGGCTTGCCTGCCTGACGGCGTCCTTGCTCCTGCTGGTTCTTCTTGTGGCCATGGCATCTACCTCGCAGTCCCTCGAGACTGAAGGAT TGCAGGTCCGGCTGGACCCCGGCTGCCTGAGGATAGGAGTGGCTCCTGCTGAATTTAGCATctcaccatcaccatcaccgTCGCCACAGCCCTGCACTTCCCCCAACTGGACCATCGACGTCTCGGAC GTCAGAACAATCAAGGTGACCAACATACCGCTCTCGGCGACCGCGGAGAACATGAAGGAGTTCTTCTCCTTCTCCGGCGAGATCGAGTACGTTGAGATGAGAAG GGACTCGGAGACGTCTCAGGTAGCTTATGTCACCTTCAAGGAGTTCCATGGAGCGGACACTGCTCTGCTCCTCTCC GGATCAAGCATGTGTGGCGATGTTCCTGTGAATATCACACCAGTGGAAGATTATGAACTGCCTCCGGAAGCCTACTCCTCCAGCACAGAA cCCGGGATCATCAGCTCGGCGCCGGGGACGCCGACGACCGGGGCGGCGGTGAGGAAGGCGGAGGACGTGGTGAGCACGATGCTGGCGAGGGGCTTCGTGCTGAGCAAGGACGCGCTGCGGCGCGCGCAGACCTTCGACGGGCGGCACCACCATCTGCTGTCGTCGGCGACGTCGCAGGTGGCGTACCTGGACCGCCGGCTCGGGCTCAGCGACAAGTTCAgcgccggcacggcggcggcccgcggcgcggcgcgcggcgtcgaCGAGCGGTTCCAGGTCACGGAGCGCGCCTGGGGCGCGTtcgccgccgcgggggaggCCGTGGCGGGGTCCCCCTACGCGTCGCGCGGCGCCGCGTGGGTGTCGGCGGCCGTGGGCGCCGTCGCCAGGGCCGCGTCCGACGTCGGCGCCATGACCATGGAGAAGGTGGGGAGGGCCGAtggggacggcgacggcgacggtggcgcggcggaggcggagcagcaGGCGCGCGTCGACGTGCATGACGCGCGTGCGGGCGGCGGGGCTCGGCAAGGAGATGGACATGACCACAAAGGACAAGGCAGTGTAGAAGTATAA
- the LOC120644643 gene encoding purple acid phosphatase 4-like, translated as MARVVGILLAAVVAAATASLLAPATAELTRVEHPPKTEGSLNILAVGDWGRRGQFNQTLVAEQMGLVGEKLDIDFVISTGDNIYDDGIANTSDPLFKECFTNIYTAQSLQKPWYIVLGNHDYTGNALAQQDPAIREVDSRYLAIAKSFIVNSEIADFFLIDTSPFYLKYWNSSKYDWRNVAPRDTYIETLLKDLDNALTQSEAPWKIVVGHHPISSGCEHGNTTELQQLLRPILEARGADMYVNGHDHCLQHISSRNSPVQFMTSGGGSKAWAGKFKTTSDKIEFIYDGQGFVSMQLSKTEAHLVFYDVAGNILHTYDSTKTEDDEH; from the exons ATGGCTCGAGTAGTTGGGATcttgctcgccgccgtcgtggcgGCTGCCACGGCGTCGCTGCTTGCACCGGCAACGGCAGAGCTGACACGGGTGGAGCACCCGCCCAAGACCGAGGGGTCGCTCAACATCCTTGCCGTCGGCGActgggggcggcgcgggcagTTCAACCAGACCCTGGTTGCCGAGCAG ATGGGACTGGTAGGGGAGAAGCTGGACATCGACTTCGTCATCTCCACCGGCGACAACATCTATGACGACGGCATCGCCAACACCAGCGACCCACTCTTCAAGGAGTGCTTCACCAACATCTACACCGCCCAGAGCCTCCAGAAGCCTTGGTACATCG TCCTCGGCAACCATGACTATACCGGCAACGCGCTGGCGCAGCAGGACCCTGCCATCCGCGAAGTGGACAGCCGGTACCTCGCCATTGCCAAATCCTTCATTGTCAACTCAG AAATTGCGGACTTCTTCCTCATCGACACGTCGCCGTTCTACCTCAAGTACTGGAATAGCAGCAAGTACGATTGGAGAAATGTTGCTCCTCGCGACACCTACATCGAAACCCTCCTCAAG GACCTGGACAACGCGCTGACGCAATCCGAGGCGCCCTGGAAGATCGTCGTCGGCCACCACCCCATCAGCAGCGGCTGCGAGCATGGGAACACCACCGAGCTCCAGCAGCTGCTCCGGCCCATCCTCGAG GCGCGTGGTGCTGACATGTACGTGAACGGCCATGACCACTGCCTGCAGCACATCAGCAGCAGGAATAG CCCTGTGCAATTTATGACAAGCGGCGGCGGGTCCAAGGCATGGGCAGGCAAGTTCAAGACCACCTCGGACAAGATCGAGTTCATCTACGACGGGCAGGGGTTCGTGTCGATGCAGCTGAGCAAGACGGAGGCGCACCTTGTCTTCTACGACGTTGCCGGCAACATCCTGCACACCTATGACAGCACCAAGACTGAAGATGATGAGCACTAG